The Silene latifolia isolate original U9 population chromosome 4, ASM4854445v1, whole genome shotgun sequence region AtgaaattatgatatttaaatgtGGATTTATTATGTAGTTTTTTGTGTATTAATTTAGTTCTTGTGGTCTGCAGTACAAGCTAGGATCTTGGCTTGCAATAATCTTCTGCGCACAGTCACTGGTGAACATGAGGAACATGGAGACTGATCTTAAGCAGATATCTATGGCCATGATGTAAGTTTGCCTGTAGCATATTTTTTGTACTAACCGTGTTAGTCGTTGGTTCGTGCTAGGCTGCTAGGCTGCTAGCTGACCCATATTGTTTTAGGGACTTaggctttgttgttgttgttgttgctattgCTGTGAGCTTTGTGATTGAAATGTTGTTTCGCTGTTCGCCTGTTGGGCCTGTCTGTTTGTTCTACTCGCTAATGGATGTCATGATTCAAGAAGCTCATGCTTTGAAATTTGTCGTATTAGTGTGGCTCGTCAGTAGCTGAGTTTGGTTTAGAATTGAGAGTGTAGGTTTTTTTTATCACTTCTTTATCTGGTAGAGAGAGTAATCTTTGTTGTTTAACGAATTTGAGCCTGCATTTACAATATGATCTCTTTCAAATTGCATTGTAATGTTATTACAGCATTTTTAAAGATTTCTGATTGGTTTTCTTATGGTTGTTCCAGGTTCGCTATTATGGGACTGGTAACAAACTACATGGGACCACGAGTAGGTGCACAATCTTGAAGGCGTTTTTATGTCGATTATAGCAATTGATAGTGCCGTGAACTTCTATCTCCGGAGACTGACTTTGCTTTCGGCTGGGGATACAATTGGTCAATAACAAAAATCTTGTATTGAGCTTATTTTTTTATAAACATTAGCTAGCATTTTCCTTTTTCAACTCTTCCGCAAGTTTCCTTCAACCTCTCTACCCTTCCGCCTAAGTGAGATAAAATTGTACTATGGCAACGTCGAAAATTGAAATTGATACTGTCATTCCACTTTTTTTTTCTCCCATATATCTATCAGTTGTTAATTTACATCTAAATTGCAAAGTTGTACTCGAATGTCTGAAAAGGTTGAGAAATATTGAAAGAGTCGTACAGATTATTTGATCAAGCACTAATTATAAGCGCGGTGTGTATGTGTGTTGATCAGTGGGTTATTGAGCTCCTTCTTTAAATTTCTGAAGGAGTTTAGTTAAACTGAGAATCATTAGCATACTATTACTCCATTATTGAGAACATCGCAATTTCTAAACGGAAAATTGAGTTGTTTCTTCTTTTTTGTGAGGGGTGGCACAAGGCTAATGTTACTAGGTCCTTTTCGGTACAAATTTGAAgaagtttctttttttttttttaagatatgTGATATATTAACAAGGCCAAAATCTGTGATAATAAAGGAAGCTTTAGGAGGGAGGAATATTTACTTAATGTTTACTAAATGTATAGATCCGTCTTAGCATGAGTATATAGATATAATGAACTTCCAAAAATTATTGTCTTATATCACGTGATCTAAACTAGGAAATAAGACAATAATTTATAGACGTAACGCATTCAAGATTAgtaaataataaatattaatcaAGCTCTTGGCAAATTTACTCATAAGATTACTTAAaatcccctatctactaaaagaataggtagAATtctaaattttcccgcctaaaatttTAGAATCTAAAATTGGGTTATTATTATAGTCTATTCTATAGTTGTATCTTGAACtataaatggatataatcttttaattGGATATATTCATAAATTGAAATGCTCACAATCTGCAAGATTTGCCTCCACGAgttttttataataaaaaattcattgattttctatgaaaatataagaaattgcggattaaaattacaaaataaataaaatgttttaaaataaaatgatTATGAAAAATGATCTCATTAAAATAGACATTTCTAACCctactcaattctcttgattactttttcattattgagtttatttttcaaatcaaaatatacagATGACGAACACATAAAAAATTAATGAATTGTCAAGTTATAAACTAAAAAGTAAAACTTCATATATACCGTGCATAAATTGCACCAGGTCTATACTAATAATACATTAAAATGTGAAACCTCTATATATACCgcgcattgcgcgggatctaaactagttctaTTTAAACCTCTAGGCAAGAAACtaaaacataaacaatgaaagcATGAAGTAGAACAAGTGATATCATCCCGGATCCCTTTGATAAGATGATGTTTGCGCTCAATTCCTGCAATTTGATAAACTAGTTGGAGGCAATCCGTGGCCACTTCCAAATGTAGCATTCCACGATCACGTGCCCAATCCAAAATCCTCCTAGTACCCATCGCCTCTGCTTGTAGTGCTGATTCCGCTCTCATCTTGACTCCCCCTTCAAAAAAGATATTCCCTCCCATATCAAATGCCACCCATCCAATCGCCGCTTCATACGTTCTATACCAACTCGCATCCACCTTCACCCTTATAGTTTGACAAGTACCAGATTTACCAATAACATAGAAAGGATGGCAGTTACGAATCCTAGTATGGCAATCCTCAACATTTCCAAAAGTTAAATTGCTACCATCATCTTTCACCTCCCCACGTACCTGATTAGCACGAATAGCTATACTAACCAAATGCGAGCAGTTTTCAAAGAACAATTGAGGGTAGAATTTTGTATCTCTAAAAATAATATTATTGCGCAAAACCCATATATTCCATAGCGTAGCAAGAAACTGTAGAATCCGCTGCTCACTTTCCTCCAGCTTATCAAAATATAAAATCCAATTAATTATCCACTCTCCAATACTCAGATGTGAAACCCGATTTGTATTGAGCCCTAATTGAGAACCTGCCCAAATCCGGGAAACAACACAACAATCCCTAAACAAATGTTCCAAGGATTCGATCTCCTGCCTATTCATGGAACAAACATGACACGAGTGATCGGTCAGCAGGTTCCTTTTGAGAAATTCGTTCCCTACAGGAAGCGAACCAGTTAAGATTTTCCATACTAAGACCTTCCACATCTGAGGACCAGGAAGCTGCCATAACCTAGACTTGCAGAATTTCCTACCAAAATCACTTATTCTCATCCGATCTTTGCTCGACCCTTTCTGTTCCATAAATCGACTAAACAGAATCTCGTAACCACTCTTAACTGTGTATGAACCACAACTAGTATGGATCCAATGGACCTCATCTCTTCTTCTAGACCTACATGAAGGAATAGCAAGGATTCTTTCTGCATACTCATCCTTAAAAAGAAAGTTAACTATATCCTCTTTCCAGCCCTCCTCATTTACTCTAAGGTCCTTCACCTTCAAATCCTTCAAATAACTAAACTCCGGATCCAAAAAATCATCTTTAGGATCCAGAATGGTTCCGTTAACCCATTTTGAACCCCAGACACTTAACTCTGATGCAATCCCAGGTTTTCACCCAATATTTTCAAGAATAAGGTTAAGACCATATTTAACACTTTGCAAACCCCATGGCATACTACCACTATTTTTTATCCATGCATCATCTGAGAAACCATTAATCCCGAATAGTTTCTCACGGAACACCCCACAGAAGAGAGATTCTTGCATTGAAACCAGTCGCCACACATGCTTTGCAAGCAGAGCCTGATTTAGACACTCTATATTACGGATTCCAAGACCACCTTCCCTTTTTGGAAAACTAAGAAAATTTTTACCACACCAATGAATAGTCTTACCCGATCTACATCCCGCCCACAAAAAATGTGACAAAAGCGAATTTATCTTATTTGCCACACTTATCGGTATCTTGAATACCGATAGAAAGAAATTAGATAAATTTAATAGGACAGACGAAATCAGAGTAAGCCTTCCTGCTGGTGATAGAAAAATTCCATTCCACGATGAAACCCGTTTAGTAACATTTTCGAGTATGCCTTTAAACAATTCTTTCTTAGACCCTTGTAATTCTGTCGGGATGCCAAGATACTTCCCAATACCTTTATTCTGCCTAATCTTTAGAACCCGGAGACATTTCCTTGCCCTTCCCAATCGTGTACTTGGACTAAAAAGAACACCCGATTTTCCTTCATTCAGAAGTTGCCCTGACGCATTACAATACTTCTCAAGCAAGCGTTTTAAGTGAAGAACTGAATTTCCTTTATCCTGAAGAAAGAAAACCGAGTCATCGGCAAAGAAAAGATGTGTCAACGGAGTTACTCCTCTACACAGCCTAATTCCTTGAATCTGACCCATCCGCTGAGCATGCTGAACATTACAAGATAGGACCTCCAtgcataaaataaataagaacGGTAACAAGGGGTCCCCTTGTCGTAAACCAGAGCGCGGCTGAAATGGTTGTAGTGGAGAACCATTAAACAAAACCTCATAGGTAACTGTACTTACACAACTCATAATCAGGTTCACCAATCTTTCCGGGAAACCAAACCGACATAAAACCGCTTGAAGAAAGTCCCACTTAACTCGATCATACGCCTTGCTCATATCTGCCTTAAAAGCATACCTCCCATATTTTCCTTTCTTGTGGGAGTTTATACCATGAATAGCTTCATTAGCCAGTAGAATATTATCACTAATATGTCTACCTGGAATGGCATTTTGGTGATCTCCCACTAGATAGCCTATGACTTTTGCCAACCGGTTTGTAACACACTTCGTAATGATCCGCATAAAGACATTGTATAAGCTGATTGGACGATAATCCTTAACTCCTTCTGGGTTATCACACTTTAGGATGAGAGTGATAAAGGTCCTGTTTATCCCTTTTAAAACCAAACCTGAATTTAAGATAGACAATGCCGCTTTGGTGAAATCCTTTTTAATCAGGAACCAACATTTGTGATAAAAAAACAGCTGGGATGCCATCCGGACCCGGTGATTTTAAGGCCCCCATCTGAAAGACCGCAGTCCTAACTTCTTTTGTAGTAAACGGTTTGCATAAGAGATCGACATCATCATCTAGAACCCTGTTAGTAAGGTGTTGGAGAATATCATCATAAGAGTTATCACCACTCCCTTCCTTATCGAGCCTTGTCGGATTATACTGGTCAACAAAAGCCTTTTGAAAAGTATCACTAACCTTTTTAGTATCATAGATCTGAAATGATGGGTTTCCATAAATCCGGATGATGTCGAAAACTTCATCAATCCACTGTTATAGTTTACAATAAATATTGGAAAGGCAAACTATTCAATGAATCTTTTTCCTAATTTCATCATATTTCCGAGTCCAGATAATAGTGTGAATAGTTGAGGCCTCGCAAAAGGAGAAACATCAATTTGTGGTAGTATAAGACCAGTGGAAGAAAACCCATATAAATTGATCACAGTGAACAAGAAATTAAACAAAATTTGACattttaatatgaatatgaaCAACATATACAATCAATTAATTATATTAAACAAATAATGTTGAAAAACAATCACAAATTCAGTAACGATTCCAGCTAACAAGGAAATAGTGCTGCACTGCTGCCATCCCCAAGCGGCCAAGCCGACTAATGAGTGCAGAAGAATGTCGGTGGGGCAAAGGTCTCGTACTGCTTATTTTAGGACGAATTGGGTGTATCATATTGGGTGTGTATCATATTGAGGTACATAACTGAAGCATTTAACCAAAACAAATACAGTATGGAAAAATTACGCGATTATTCCATAGCATATCCTACCAATGCTCAGTGGAAGGGGAATTATAGAGGACGGCTCATTTCATTTCATCACTTCCAATCCAGCATATCCAACAGCCACAAGACTTCCTCCTTAGTACCAGCAACATCACAAAAATCCATTTCTATGCCAAAAACCTCGACCGACCCATCACTACCATGATCAGAAAGGAGCAATGAGATCCAAGCCCGGATGCCTGATATAAACGGATGAGCAGGGGAAAAGTCAAGGTAATCCGATGCATGAGCCCGATAAGATGTCCGATCAACATAATCAAAGAATGCTTTGTTAATAATACAGGCAAATTGGTCGGAATCCTTGCGACTCGCCATCATGGAAATGCTAGCAAGTTGGCCCAAAGGCAGGCAAATCATGGGTTGCACAGGCAACATCATCTTGTAGTCTGGTCGCTTTAGATGGAGCCTCAGTATGTCGGGGATCCCAGAGGGGGGATCCTTTATGCCAATAAGGAAAACAGGTCCCGGTATCACTTCAGAAAATATCAGCTGCCCTTCTAACCAAATGTCAATGTAAAATTCCAAGTCATTGAAGGACAACCTTGGAGGAGGAAGATCCCGGCATCTCTGCCGCTTGTAGAAGGTCCGATAGAGTTTGTAGTATGatatagatgatgatgatggcttTTTACAGATTGAAGGCCATTTCCTAGCACATGCGCATTTCCAAAGATAATCATCCCGGGCAATTTCTCTCCATGGTTTGCTAACCAACATACAAGAAGCAAGGTCTACACCATCAAGTAAGGGAAAGACAGCCTTCAAAACTTCACATGTCATTCTGCCGCATGCGTCCGAGTCAAACAAGAATGAAATGGCAGGAACAAACAACTTTGAACAGAATGATCAAATGCCTGCAAAATTAAGATAAATcagtttgatgttttttttttggagggAGGGGGAAGAAAAGAAACATTTAAAAGTGCAACATCGGACTAAGAGGACACACAAAAATCAAGAGAAAAACAGAAGGCCAAAAGCAACATTATCCCATACACTTAGGGTGTGTTtgaatagcaaaagtggaggggagggggaaggagggaagggaaagggaggggaggggagggggagtgggtgtttggatacaatttccttc contains the following coding sequences:
- the LOC141653274 gene encoding protein Asterix, with protein sequence MSSHQSNSNDPRIASAAKPFKPSLVQPHELPVDYSGFLAVLCGVLGVMFRYKLGSWLAIIFCAQSLVNMRNMETDLKQISMAMMFAIMGLVTNYMGPRVGAQS
- the LOC141651247 gene encoding uncharacterized protein LOC141651247 — encoded protein: MAAVQHYFLWIDEVFDIIRIYGNPSFQIYDTKKVSDTFQKAFVDQYNPTRLDKEGSGDNSYDDILQHLTNRVLDDDVDLLCKPFTTKEVRTADFTKAALSILNSGLVLKGINRTFITLILKCDNPEGVKDYRPISLYNVFMRIITKCVTNRLAKVIGYLVGDHQNAIPGRHISDNILLANEAIHGINSHKKGKYGRYAFKADMSKAYDRVKWDFLQAVLCRFGFPERLVNLIMSCVSTVTYEVLFNGSPLQPFQPRSGLRQGDPLLPFLFILCMEVLSCNVQHAQRMGQIQGIRLCRGVTPLTHLFFADDSVFFLQDKGNSVLHLKRLLEKYCNASGQLLNEGKSGVLFSPSTRLGRARKCLRVLKIRQNKGIGKYLGIPTELQGSKKELFKGILENVTKRVSSWNGIFLSPAGRLTLISSVLLNLSNFFLSVFKIPISVANKINSLLSHFLWAGCRSGKTIHWCGKNFLSFPKREGGLGIRNIECLNQALLAKHVWRLVSMQESLFCGVFREKLFGINGFSDDAWIKNSGSMPWELSVWGSKWVNGTILDPKDDFLDPEFSYLKDLKVKDLRVNEEGWKEDIVNFLFKDEYAERILAIPSCRSRRRDEVHWIHTSCGSYTVKSGYEILFSRFMEQKGSSKDRMRISDFGRKFCKSRLWQLPGPQMWKVLVWKILTGSLPVGNEFLKRNLLTDHSCHVCSMNRQEIESLEHLFRDCCVVSRIWAGSQLGLNTNRVSHLSIGEWIINWILYFDKLEESEQRILQFLATLWNIWVLRNNIIFRDTKFYPQLFFENCSHLVSIAIRANQVRGEVKDDGSNLTFGNVEDCHTRIRNCHPFYVIGKSGTCQTIRVKVDASWYRTYEAAIGWVAFDMGGNIFFEGGVKMRAESALQAEAMGTRRILDWARDRGMLHLEVATDCLQLVYQIAGIERKHHLIKGIRDDITCSTSCFHCLCFSFLPRGLNRTSLDPAQCAVYIEVSHFNVLLV
- the LOC141653275 gene encoding F-box protein At5g39250, giving the protein MTCEVLKAVFPLLDGVDLASCMLVSKPWREIARDDYLWKCACARKWPSICKKPSSSSISYYKLYRTFYKRQRCRDLPPPRLSFNDLEFYIDIWLEGQLIFSEVIPGPVFLIGIKDPPSGIPDILRLHLKRPDYKMMLPVQPMICLPLGQLASISMMASRKDSDQFACIINKAFFDYVDRTSYRAHASDYLDFSPAHPFISGIRAWISLLLSDHGSDGSVEVFGIEMDFCDVAGTKEEVLWLLDMLDWK